The uncultured Roseibium sp. genome contains a region encoding:
- a CDS encoding DciA family protein, giving the protein MSTGSAREKAKGRNAAKPLADLVGKAMTPACRKRGFASVDILASWPDIVGERYGERVQPERLIWPRQHEEAVLADDAAPKPATLVVHTDGPTALMLSHEMPQIIERINAFYGWAAVGRIKIIQRPVAARPPSRRRTLPPLSGAEEKKLETRLSGFEHDGLRKALKKLGSQVIAREKVAK; this is encoded by the coding sequence ATTTCGACCGGATCCGCCAGGGAAAAGGCCAAAGGACGAAATGCGGCCAAACCGCTTGCCGATCTCGTCGGCAAGGCGATGACCCCTGCGTGCCGGAAACGCGGTTTTGCGTCCGTTGATATTCTTGCCTCCTGGCCCGACATCGTCGGCGAACGCTATGGCGAACGGGTGCAGCCGGAACGGCTGATCTGGCCGCGCCAGCACGAGGAAGCGGTTCTGGCCGATGACGCCGCGCCCAAGCCGGCAACCCTTGTGGTCCACACGGACGGCCCCACCGCCCTGATGCTCTCCCACGAGATGCCGCAGATCATCGAGCGGATCAACGCGTTTTACGGCTGGGCTGCCGTCGGGCGCATCAAGATTATTCAGCGGCCCGTCGCCGCGCGCCCGCCTTCGCGCCGCAGGACCTTGCCACCCTTGTCCGGCGCCGAAGAGAAAAAGCTCGAAACCCGTCTCTCCGGTTTCGAGCATGACGGCCTGCGAAAAGCTCTGAAGAAGCTCGGCTCCCAGGTTATCGCCCGGGAAAAGGTCGCCAAATAG
- a CDS encoding IS1595 family transposase — protein MAQHFLLSAQARTLSLKSIYQGGEEKAYSTFRAIRWHETNGEAVCPRCGCCDTYDIPTRRKFKCAACHHQFSVTSGTIFASRKMSFTDLLAAICIFVNSAKGISALQLSRDLDCQYKTAFVLSHKLREAMAAEIKGHTLDDEVEIDGAYFGGHIRPENKKEDRKDRRLARHQTGTRRVVIAMRERKGRTLTFIGRSEAEGVDHAKHFVDRDAIMYADEASHWDALHDGWKTYRINHSEAYAIDHVSTNQAESFFSRLRRMVRGQHHHVSARYLYQYAGHAAWLEDHRRESNGALAGRALGLAMAHPVSREWKGYWQR, from the coding sequence ATGGCGCAGCACTTCCTCCTTTCAGCTCAAGCACGGACCCTCTCCCTGAAGTCCATCTATCAGGGTGGAGAGGAAAAGGCTTACAGCACGTTCCGGGCCATCCGTTGGCACGAGACGAACGGGGAAGCCGTTTGCCCGCGTTGTGGCTGCTGTGACACCTACGACATTCCGACCCGTCGCAAGTTCAAATGCGCAGCCTGTCATCATCAGTTTTCAGTGACAAGCGGCACGATCTTCGCCAGCCGGAAAATGTCCTTTACCGACCTGCTCGCTGCGATCTGCATATTCGTGAACTCTGCGAAGGGCATCAGCGCCTTGCAGCTTTCCCGTGACCTGGACTGCCAATACAAGACGGCTTTCGTCCTGTCGCACAAGCTGCGCGAAGCGATGGCCGCTGAGATCAAGGGCCACACCCTAGACGATGAAGTCGAGATCGACGGCGCATATTTCGGCGGTCATATCCGCCCGGAGAACAAGAAAGAGGACCGCAAGGACCGCCGTCTTGCGCGTCACCAGACCGGCACGCGCCGTGTCGTCATCGCCATGCGTGAGCGCAAGGGTCGGACGTTGACCTTTATCGGCCGCTCGGAAGCCGAAGGCGTAGACCATGCCAAGCATTTCGTTGACCGCGATGCGATCATGTACGCCGATGAAGCCTCGCACTGGGATGCACTGCATGATGGCTGGAAAACCTATCGCATCAATCATTCGGAAGCTTACGCAATCGACCACGTGTCAACGAACCAAGCCGAAAGCTTCTTCTCCCGCCTGCGTCGTATGGTTCGCGGACAGCATCACCATGTCAGTGCGCGTTACCTGTACCAATACGCAGGCCATGCCGCATGGCTTGAGGATCATCGTCGCGAGAGCAACGGTGCGCTTGCCGGCCGTGCACTTGGTTTAGCTATGGCGCATCCGGTTAGCCGGGAGTGGAAGGGGTACTGGCAGCGTTAG
- a CDS encoding Fic family protein: MSNLKRQYDFLVSIVEASIATNRIYVSQTVLKAFNYHAIVCLHSDAGQFRRCAVNLGNADDAHKPPMWIHVQALMDDFVNQININISNADPVVLASFALWRLNWIHPFVNGNGRTARLTAYYILCMRAGGMIKGSNTLPELLSRKRGEENDPYVRALKEVDASFKNGELDLSPLHQLVSELLNEQLESANAASTPSTPG; encoded by the coding sequence GTGTCCAACCTGAAGCGCCAATACGATTTTTTAGTGTCAATTGTAGAAGCATCTATCGCCACTAACCGTATTTATGTTTCTCAAACGGTTCTTAAGGCTTTCAATTATCACGCGATAGTCTGCCTGCATTCTGATGCTGGCCAATTTAGACGCTGTGCAGTGAATTTGGGCAATGCTGATGATGCGCATAAGCCTCCAATGTGGATCCACGTTCAGGCTTTGATGGATGATTTCGTCAACCAAATAAACATCAACATTTCAAATGCAGACCCGGTTGTTCTCGCTAGTTTTGCATTGTGGCGATTGAATTGGATCCACCCTTTCGTCAATGGAAATGGACGAACCGCAAGGCTAACGGCCTACTATATTTTATGTATGCGGGCTGGAGGTATGATCAAGGGATCCAATACGCTACCTGAATTACTTAGTAGAAAGCGCGGCGAGGAAAATGACCCATATGTACGCGCTCTTAAGGAAGTGGATGCGAGTTTTAAAAATGGAGAATTGGATTTGAGCCCACTCCATCAGCTTGTATCTGAGCTCTTAAATGAGCAGTTGGAAAGCGCTAACGCTGCCAGTACCCCTTCCACTCCCGGCTAA
- a CDS encoding DUF3732 domain-containing protein, whose amino-acid sequence MDKELVRERAAAETEFSRLNEIRQEMRDLEKRSEEVDAELKRSEDISRFLGRLTQALTIYDRADQTGPLREEVNSLKERIEELRGGVSDSEIARRLRNALSEVDAEAMRLVKYLDAENPDNPIRLMIRELTVQVVDDGKEAYLWEIGSGANWLAYHVATLLALHVFFLKTPHHPVPSFLVFDQPSQVYFPRALVDREDLPTDFEWKDEDIRAVRKIFDAFSSVMDKAKNRMQIIVLDHAGEDVWGDFEHVYKVAEWRDGEKLIPEYWLG is encoded by the coding sequence ATGGACAAAGAACTGGTTCGTGAAAGGGCAGCCGCTGAAACCGAGTTTAGTCGGCTTAATGAAATTCGCCAAGAAATGCGTGATCTCGAAAAGCGATCAGAGGAGGTAGACGCCGAATTGAAGCGAAGCGAAGATATATCGCGTTTCTTGGGGCGCCTAACTCAAGCGTTGACCATTTACGATCGCGCTGATCAGACTGGACCGCTGCGTGAAGAGGTCAACTCTTTGAAAGAGCGAATCGAAGAATTGCGCGGAGGTGTATCTGATAGCGAGATTGCGCGCAGATTACGTAATGCCCTTTCAGAAGTCGACGCTGAAGCCATGAGGCTGGTTAAGTACCTTGACGCTGAAAATCCTGACAATCCAATTCGTCTGATGATCCGAGAACTGACTGTACAAGTCGTCGATGATGGCAAAGAAGCCTATCTTTGGGAGATCGGTAGCGGCGCGAACTGGCTTGCGTATCACGTCGCCACTCTGCTTGCTCTGCACGTATTCTTTTTGAAAACCCCACATCATCCGGTCCCCTCGTTTCTAGTGTTCGACCAGCCGAGCCAAGTGTACTTCCCACGTGCACTCGTCGATCGAGAAGATTTGCCAACAGATTTTGAATGGAAGGACGAAGACATACGTGCTGTTCGAAAGATCTTCGATGCCTTCTCAAGCGTTATGGATAAAGCAAAGAACCGGATGCAGATCATTGTACTCGATCACGCAGGTGAAGATGTTTGGGGTGATTTTGAGCACGTATACAAAGTAGCCGAATGGAGAGACGGTGAGAAACTGATCCCTGAATACTGGCTCGGCTAA
- the bfr gene encoding bacterioferritin: protein MKGNQKVIDRLNEALFLELGAINQYWLHYRLLDDWGYGKMAKKERAESIEEMEHADKLVDRIIFLEGHPNLQKVSPLRIGQNIKEVLECDLAGEYDARESYAKSREICREEGDYVSMQLFEQLLSDEEGHIDFLETQLELLEKIGIERYGLLQATSADEAD, encoded by the coding sequence ATGAAAGGCAATCAGAAAGTTATCGACCGGCTGAACGAAGCCCTGTTCCTGGAGCTTGGAGCCATCAACCAGTACTGGCTGCATTACCGCCTCCTGGACGACTGGGGCTATGGGAAAATGGCCAAGAAGGAACGCGCCGAATCGATCGAGGAAATGGAACACGCGGACAAGCTCGTTGACCGCATCATCTTCCTGGAAGGCCATCCGAACCTTCAGAAGGTGTCGCCGCTGCGCATCGGCCAGAACATCAAGGAAGTCCTGGAATGCGATCTCGCCGGCGAATACGACGCCCGCGAATCCTATGCCAAGTCCCGCGAGATCTGCCGCGAGGAAGGCGACTACGTCTCCATGCAGCTTTTCGAGCAACTGCTGTCCGACGAGGAAGGCCACATCGACTTCCTGGAAACCCAGCTGGAACTCCTGGAAAAGATCGGCATCGAACGCTACGGCCTGCTCCAGGCAACCTCGGCCGACGAAGCCGACTGA
- a CDS encoding DsbA family protein encodes MTFSRRNFLQAASGLALTIGVWGVPALAWAADTVDVEELLKPGPLGDKTLGSEDAPVTIVEYASMTCGHCAHFDEVTFPELKSRYIDTGKVRYIFREYPLNNPAYAMSMLARCMPADKYFDTTEIMFEQLRSGALNGSFLPALTKLSKQLGFTQESFEQCLTNQKLMDALKEERNRATTKFGVEATPTFFINGEKHSGALSIEEMGKIIDDKM; translated from the coding sequence GTGACTTTTTCTCGCAGAAATTTTCTCCAGGCCGCTTCCGGCCTTGCCTTGACCATCGGCGTTTGGGGCGTGCCGGCTCTGGCGTGGGCGGCCGACACCGTCGATGTCGAAGAACTGTTGAAGCCGGGCCCCCTGGGAGACAAGACGCTGGGCTCCGAGGACGCACCGGTCACGATCGTCGAATATGCGTCCATGACCTGCGGTCACTGCGCTCATTTCGATGAGGTTACCTTCCCGGAACTGAAGTCCCGGTATATCGATACCGGCAAGGTGCGCTACATTTTCCGGGAATACCCGCTCAACAACCCGGCCTATGCCATGTCCATGCTGGCGCGCTGCATGCCGGCCGACAAATATTTCGACACGACCGAGATCATGTTCGAGCAGCTCCGCTCGGGCGCCCTGAACGGGAGTTTCCTGCCGGCGCTGACGAAATTGTCGAAGCAGCTCGGATTTACACAGGAGTCCTTCGAGCAGTGCTTGACAAACCAGAAGCTGATGGACGCACTGAAGGAAGAGCGAAATCGGGCGACCACCAAATTCGGTGTCGAGGCGACGCCGACGTTCTTTATCAACGGCGAAAAGCATTCAGGAGCGCTGTCGATTGAAGAAATGGGAAAGATCATCGACGACAAAATGTAA
- a CDS encoding DUF6471 domain-containing protein: MAEKTDWEARAANLLKAELKRKGVTYSQLVEKLAEIGIDEKEANIRNKLSRGKFSAAFMLACLQAIEVSSLTL; this comes from the coding sequence ATGGCGGAAAAGACGGACTGGGAAGCCCGCGCGGCTAACCTCCTGAAGGCTGAATTGAAGCGTAAGGGCGTTACCTATTCGCAGCTTGTCGAAAAGCTGGCAGAGATAGGAATTGATGAGAAAGAGGCCAACATCAGAAATAAGCTGAGCCGAGGTAAATTCTCAGCCGCTTTTATGTTGGCTTGTCTGCAGGCAATTGAGGTGTCAAGCCTAACTCTATAA
- a CDS encoding 2OG-Fe(II) oxygenase, with translation MFTHLIAKLFSKSEATEIIRLSEDGRQKRGGLVGGTRHDNIRRAEISWLDDQGDASWVMDRIVDAVARANRETFSFDITEFKERLQVAAYDETDEGHYDWHSDIGDGPIARYRKLTIVAQLSESETYGGGELEISCGGTPTASCRDLGSATVFASFMLHRVVPVSRGTRYSLTCWSHGPHFR, from the coding sequence ATGTTCACCCATTTGATTGCCAAGCTGTTTTCGAAGTCCGAAGCGACCGAAATCATCCGCCTCAGCGAAGACGGCCGCCAGAAGCGCGGCGGCCTGGTCGGCGGCACGCGCCATGACAACATCCGCCGCGCGGAGATTTCCTGGCTTGACGACCAGGGGGATGCGAGCTGGGTCATGGACCGGATCGTCGATGCGGTGGCCCGCGCCAATCGGGAGACGTTTTCGTTCGACATCACCGAATTCAAGGAACGGCTCCAGGTCGCGGCCTATGACGAGACCGACGAAGGCCACTACGACTGGCATTCGGATATCGGCGACGGCCCGATCGCCCGGTACCGCAAGCTGACCATCGTCGCCCAGCTGTCGGAGTCGGAAACTTATGGGGGCGGAGAGCTGGAGATATCCTGCGGCGGGACGCCCACGGCCTCATGCCGGGACCTCGGCTCGGCCACCGTCTTCGCCAGTTTCATGCTGCACCGCGTGGTGCCGGTCTCCCGAGGCACCCGCTATTCCCTGACCTGCTGGAGCCACGGGCCGCATTTCCGTTGA
- a CDS encoding ABC transporter ATP-binding protein, with amino-acid sequence MDATSPPPPRSSKPIMRLKTVAKIYGTGMAEVRALDGIDLTIREGEFVAIMGSSGSGKSTAMNILGCLDTPTSGTYLFKTVDVGSLSRDQRALLRRHYLGFVFQGFNLLARSSAVENVELPLIYRGTKSAERRRLAMRALAHVGLKGREHHFPSELSGGQQQRVAVARAIVTSPKVLLADEPTGNLDTKTSLEIMELLKVLNEEEGITVIMVTHEPDMAAYAHRIVRFLDGRIVTDGAEREPA; translated from the coding sequence ATGGACGCCACCAGCCCTCCCCCTCCCCGTTCGTCCAAGCCGATCATGCGGCTGAAGACCGTTGCCAAGATCTACGGCACCGGCATGGCGGAGGTGCGTGCGCTCGACGGCATCGACCTGACGATCCGCGAGGGCGAGTTCGTCGCCATCATGGGCTCGTCCGGATCGGGCAAGTCGACGGCGATGAACATCCTCGGCTGCCTCGATACGCCGACCAGCGGCACCTACCTGTTCAAGACCGTGGATGTGGGCAGTCTCAGCCGCGACCAGCGCGCCCTGCTGCGCCGGCATTATCTCGGTTTCGTCTTCCAGGGCTTCAACCTGCTGGCCCGCTCCAGCGCGGTGGAGAATGTCGAACTGCCGCTGATCTATCGCGGCACAAAATCCGCCGAGCGCCGCCGGCTTGCCATGCGGGCGCTCGCTCATGTGGGGCTCAAGGGCCGGGAGCATCATTTTCCGAGCGAACTGTCCGGCGGCCAGCAGCAGCGGGTGGCGGTTGCCCGCGCCATCGTCACCTCGCCCAAGGTGCTGCTGGCGGACGAGCCGACCGGCAATCTCGACACGAAGACGAGCCTGGAAATCATGGAGCTTTTGAAGGTGCTCAACGAGGAGGAAGGCATCACCGTCATCATGGTCACCCACGAGCCGGACATGGCGGCCTACGCCCATCGGATCGTCCGGTTCCTGGACGGCCGGATCGTGACCGACGGCGCGGAACGGGAGCCGGCCTGA
- the mutY gene encoding A/G-specific adenine glycosylase — MKSNPTSQALLDWYDRHARKLPWRVSPDDRRAGVVPDPYRVWLSEIMLQQTTVQAVRDYFLKFIRLWPDVHALADADDEDVMKAWAGLGYYSRARNLKKCAEAVSRDHDGRFPEDEKALVALPGIGPYTAAAISTIAFDRKAAVVDGNVERVLSRLYEIIDPLPGSKPAIRDAMAELTPKDRPGDFAQAVMDLGATLCSPKRPTCSLCPWTESCAARKSGLAETLPVKAPKKQKPTRRGAAFVAVRSDDGAVLLRRRPPKGLLGGMSEVPGSEWREDFAVGQGLDHAPFAGNWTARPGVVRHTFTHFHLELTVYRATHPEDSPIPQNCWWSPPSDLDGEALPTVMRKAIAAGL, encoded by the coding sequence ATGAAATCTAACCCGACATCCCAAGCACTTCTTGACTGGTACGACCGACACGCCCGCAAACTCCCGTGGCGCGTTTCGCCGGACGACCGGCGGGCCGGCGTGGTGCCCGATCCCTACCGCGTCTGGCTGTCGGAAATCATGCTGCAGCAGACCACCGTTCAGGCCGTAAGGGATTATTTTTTAAAGTTTATCCGTCTCTGGCCGGATGTGCACGCGCTGGCGGATGCGGACGATGAAGACGTGATGAAGGCCTGGGCGGGGCTCGGCTATTATTCCCGTGCCCGCAATCTGAAGAAATGCGCCGAAGCCGTCTCCCGCGATCACGACGGCCGCTTCCCGGAAGACGAAAAGGCACTTGTCGCCCTGCCCGGCATCGGCCCCTACACGGCGGCCGCGATCTCCACCATTGCCTTCGACAGGAAAGCGGCGGTTGTGGACGGAAATGTGGAGCGGGTTCTGAGCCGTCTTTACGAAATCATCGATCCCCTGCCCGGTTCCAAGCCTGCCATCCGGGATGCCATGGCCGAGCTGACGCCGAAAGACAGACCCGGAGACTTCGCCCAGGCGGTCATGGATCTGGGCGCGACCCTGTGCTCGCCGAAACGCCCGACCTGCAGCCTTTGCCCGTGGACCGAATCCTGCGCGGCCCGGAAATCCGGTCTGGCGGAGACCCTGCCCGTCAAGGCGCCGAAAAAGCAAAAGCCGACACGGCGCGGGGCTGCCTTCGTCGCTGTTCGCAGCGATGACGGCGCCGTCCTCCTGCGCCGTCGCCCGCCGAAGGGTCTGCTGGGCGGCATGAGCGAGGTGCCCGGATCGGAGTGGCGCGAGGATTTCGCCGTTGGACAAGGGCTCGATCACGCGCCCTTTGCCGGCAACTGGACCGCCCGTCCGGGCGTCGTCCGACATACGTTCACCCACTTCCATCTGGAGCTGACCGTCTATCGGGCCACGCACCCGGAAGACAGTCCGATCCCTCAGAACTGCTGGTGGTCACCGCCGTCGGACCTGGACGGAGAGGCCCTGCCGACGGTGATGCGCAAGGCGATCGCGGCCGGACTTTAG
- a CDS encoding ABC transporter permease, with product MLWETFRLALQALRRNALRSFLTVLGIVIGVGAVIAMVTIGNGTTTKVAEDLSKLGSNLLFVRPGQFGPGRSSAEAKAFNARDVAALKTQLRGVKAVAPVAQTSGTVIVGTESRSSTVIGSDNDFFIAQDWTLASGRQFLGGEIRGGRAVCLIGQTVREELFGPVFPIGQRVRVNKVSCEVIGILQAKGQSSFGSDQDDMILMPLRTFQRRIAGNTNISTIYVSARDGVETSKVQGNIERLLRERRGITGSEEDDFSVRDMKQIAQTLTSTTAMMTALLGAVAGVSLLVGGIGIMNIMLVSVTERTREIGIRLAIGAQASQVLMQFLVEAVVLSMFGGIVGILGGLGLALLASSTMNIPFMLDWKIVIIAFAFSAAVGILFGFFPARRAARLDPIEALRHE from the coding sequence ATGCTCTGGGAAACCTTCCGCCTCGCCCTTCAGGCGCTGCGGCGCAACGCGCTGCGCTCGTTTCTCACCGTGCTCGGCATCGTCATCGGCGTCGGCGCGGTGATCGCCATGGTCACCATCGGCAACGGCACCACCACCAAGGTCGCGGAGGATCTCTCCAAGCTCGGCAGCAACCTTCTGTTCGTCCGCCCCGGCCAGTTCGGACCGGGGCGCTCCAGCGCGGAGGCCAAGGCCTTCAACGCAAGGGACGTGGCGGCGCTCAAGACCCAGCTGCGCGGGGTCAAGGCCGTCGCCCCGGTCGCCCAGACCTCGGGCACGGTCATCGTCGGCACGGAAAGCCGCAGCTCCACCGTCATCGGCAGCGACAACGACTTTTTCATCGCCCAGGACTGGACGCTCGCCTCTGGACGGCAGTTCCTGGGCGGCGAGATCCGCGGCGGCCGGGCGGTCTGCCTGATCGGCCAGACGGTGCGCGAGGAACTCTTCGGCCCGGTCTTTCCCATCGGCCAGCGGGTGCGGGTGAACAAGGTCTCCTGCGAGGTGATCGGCATCCTGCAGGCCAAGGGCCAGTCGAGTTTCGGCAGCGACCAGGACGACATGATCCTGATGCCGCTGCGCACCTTTCAGCGCCGCATCGCCGGCAACACCAACATCTCCACCATCTATGTCTCGGCCAGGGACGGCGTGGAGACCTCCAAGGTCCAGGGCAACATCGAGCGCCTGCTGCGCGAGCGGCGCGGCATCACCGGCAGCGAGGAGGACGATTTCAGCGTGCGCGACATGAAGCAGATCGCTCAGACGCTGACCTCCACCACCGCCATGATGACCGCGCTTCTGGGCGCGGTCGCCGGCGTCAGCCTGCTCGTCGGCGGCATCGGCATCATGAACATCATGCTGGTGTCGGTCACCGAGCGCACACGGGAGATCGGCATCCGTCTCGCCATCGGCGCCCAGGCGTCCCAGGTGCTGATGCAGTTCCTGGTGGAGGCGGTGGTCCTGTCCATGTTTGGCGGCATCGTCGGCATCCTCGGCGGCCTCGGCCTCGCCCTGCTCGCCTCCAGCACCATGAACATCCCCTTCATGCTCGACTGGAAAATCGTCATCATCGCCTTCGCGTTCTCTGCGGCGGTGGGGATCCTGTTCGGGTTCTTCCCGGCGAGACGGGCGGCACGGCTGGATCCGATCGAAGCGTTGCGGCATGAGTGA
- a CDS encoding efflux RND transporter periplasmic adaptor subunit: MLDKNTQTDSGEDIEDVLGVRPSAGSRAKRVVKWAVVAAIVAGIGFGGYRYLGAGNTSDGLTYSTDAATTGDIVVLVTATGTVEPTNKVEISSELSGIVRTVDVDYNSQVKVGQKLAGLDTDKLKATVESSKAKLNAALARVTEAEATVVEKEEDYKRKVSLEDRKIISTLELQTARAAQDRALAALESAKADVTSARADLRLHETDLKKSCICSPIDGVVLSRDVDPGQVVAASLQAPVLFTIAEDLKKMEVQVDVDEADVGKVKQGQTAVFTVDAYPSRHFDAVIRELRFGSEIVQGVVTYKAVLTTDNSELLLRPGMTATAEIKVQEEDGVLTVSNEALRYIPPNANAPKDNRSFLQKLMPHRPRFGQASRPQPTGNERQIWVLRDGKAEPVTVTIGITDGSRTRIVKGDIAAGDRIIVDAQASG, encoded by the coding sequence ATGCTCGACAAGAATACGCAGACCGATTCGGGTGAGGACATCGAGGACGTCCTCGGCGTGCGGCCCTCGGCAGGGTCGCGGGCAAAGCGGGTCGTGAAATGGGCCGTTGTGGCCGCAATCGTGGCCGGGATCGGCTTCGGCGGGTACAGGTATCTCGGCGCGGGGAACACCTCCGACGGCCTGACCTACAGCACCGATGCGGCCACCACAGGCGACATCGTCGTGCTGGTGACGGCGACCGGCACCGTGGAGCCCACCAACAAGGTGGAGATTTCCAGCGAGCTGTCCGGCATCGTGCGCACCGTCGACGTGGATTATAATTCGCAGGTCAAGGTCGGGCAGAAGCTGGCGGGGCTCGATACCGACAAGCTCAAAGCCACCGTGGAAAGCTCCAAGGCCAAGCTGAACGCGGCGCTTGCCCGGGTGACGGAAGCCGAAGCGACCGTCGTGGAAAAGGAAGAGGACTACAAGCGCAAGGTCTCGCTGGAAGACCGGAAGATCATTTCCACGCTTGAGCTTCAGACGGCGCGTGCCGCCCAGGACCGGGCGCTTGCCGCCCTTGAAAGCGCCAAGGCCGACGTGACCTCCGCGCGCGCGGACCTGCGGCTTCACGAGACCGACCTGAAGAAATCCTGCATCTGCTCGCCCATCGACGGCGTGGTCCTGAGCCGCGACGTGGATCCGGGCCAGGTGGTCGCCGCTTCTCTGCAGGCGCCCGTGCTGTTCACCATCGCGGAAGACCTGAAGAAGATGGAAGTGCAGGTCGACGTGGACGAGGCCGACGTGGGCAAGGTCAAGCAAGGCCAGACCGCCGTCTTCACCGTGGATGCCTATCCGTCCCGCCATTTCGACGCGGTGATCCGCGAACTGCGCTTCGGCTCGGAGATCGTCCAGGGCGTGGTCACCTACAAGGCGGTGCTGACCACCGACAATTCCGAACTGCTGCTCCGCCCCGGCATGACCGCGACGGCGGAAATCAAGGTGCAGGAGGAAGACGGCGTCCTGACCGTTTCCAACGAGGCCCTGCGTTACATTCCGCCAAACGCCAATGCCCCGAAGGACAACCGCAGCTTCCTGCAGAAGCTGATGCCGCACCGGCCGCGCTTCGGACAGGCGAGCCGCCCCCAGCCGACCGGCAACGAACGCCAAATCTGGGTGCTGCGCGACGGCAAGGCGGAGCCGGTCACGGTCACCATCGGCATTACGGACGGCAGCCGGACCCGGATCGTGAAGGGCGACATCGCCGCCGGCGACAGGATCATCGTCGACGCGCAAGCGTCCGGCTAG